One stretch of Planococcus sp. PAMC 21323 DNA includes these proteins:
- a CDS encoding DUF4395 domain-containing protein, protein MTIPKPLVQTNQAFIVVTVIMALLLHPAILLLPFAVGAYTLSTKKNPVILWSRRFLKKPMASYQQEDRDQQLFNQWIATICLGLSFLFFSVGLPLLGFAFSIMVIIAAGVALMGYCIGCTIRYRYMMWKHNRTKVQA, encoded by the coding sequence ATGACTATTCCAAAACCCCTTGTTCAAACCAACCAAGCTTTTATCGTTGTTACTGTCATAATGGCGCTTTTGCTCCATCCAGCTATTTTATTGTTACCATTTGCCGTTGGAGCTTATACATTATCTACAAAGAAAAACCCTGTAATTTTGTGGAGCCGCCGCTTTTTGAAAAAACCCATGGCAAGTTACCAGCAAGAAGACCGAGATCAACAGTTGTTTAATCAATGGATTGCCACTATCTGTTTAGGACTTTCATTCTTATTCTTTTCTGTTGGTTTACCGTTACTCGGTTTTGCATTTAGTATTATGGTCATTATCGCTGCAGGTGTCGCATTGATGGGTTATTGCATCGGCTGTACAATTCGTTACCGTTACATGATGTGGAAACATAACCGCACAAAAGTACAGGCATAA
- the mgtE gene encoding magnesium transporter produces MTTLLREDEITLVLIKSLKEGKLNEFQEILEELQPYDMAIQYRHLPDKHQNKFLLYLTIRQLTELMQELSKVEQIDILQKLGIEKSAQVLDRMDNDDLTLLLADLEPERIEELLSQINQDDSKFIHTTMTYPPETAGRLMNNRYVWIPRHYTIRDAIDKIKHFAELAEYLNYLYIVDEDKKLLGVVSYKDLILGNLEDKIEEVMYKRVVKADVLMDQEDVAQIISRYDFVTLPIVENDNTLAGIITVDDVIDVVMQEANEDIEKLSASGKSIDFNTPAWTAAYRRLPWLILLLFIGLFSGSIISRFEDTLQAVVALTFFMPLIAGMTGNTGTQSLSVVVRGLASQKLNSKQTVKLIVRELWVGIIIGVICSVLILLIAYVWQGSFVLGIVVGGSLLMTLIIGTLAGTIIPLILYRFNIDPAVASGPLITTINDILSLLIYFGMATLFISQLM; encoded by the coding sequence ATGACAACCCTATTGCGTGAAGACGAAATTACATTGGTTTTGATCAAGTCATTAAAAGAAGGCAAATTAAATGAATTCCAAGAAATTCTAGAAGAACTTCAACCATACGATATGGCGATTCAATACCGACATTTACCAGACAAGCACCAGAATAAATTTTTGCTATACCTAACCATTCGCCAATTAACAGAGTTGATGCAAGAACTGTCTAAAGTTGAACAAATCGATATTCTTCAAAAATTAGGCATAGAAAAATCAGCCCAAGTTTTAGATCGTATGGACAATGATGATTTAACACTACTCCTTGCCGATTTAGAACCAGAGCGCATTGAAGAACTATTGTCACAGATTAATCAGGACGATTCTAAGTTTATCCATACCACAATGACCTATCCTCCTGAAACAGCCGGTCGCTTAATGAATAACCGCTATGTTTGGATTCCACGTCATTACACCATTCGTGATGCTATAGATAAGATCAAGCATTTCGCAGAACTAGCAGAATATCTCAACTATCTTTATATTGTCGATGAAGATAAAAAGCTACTTGGAGTAGTTTCCTATAAGGATTTGATCCTTGGAAATCTAGAAGACAAAATTGAAGAAGTTATGTATAAGCGCGTTGTTAAAGCTGACGTGTTGATGGACCAAGAAGATGTGGCTCAAATCATTAGCCGTTATGATTTTGTCACTTTGCCAATCGTGGAAAATGATAATACACTTGCCGGAATTATCACTGTTGATGATGTCATTGATGTTGTCATGCAAGAAGCCAATGAAGATATTGAAAAGCTTTCTGCTTCCGGTAAATCAATTGACTTTAATACACCTGCTTGGACAGCAGCCTACCGTCGACTGCCTTGGCTAATTTTGCTGTTATTCATTGGACTTTTTTCAGGTAGTATAATTAGCCGTTTCGAGGATACTTTGCAAGCTGTTGTTGCGTTAACTTTCTTTATGCCGCTAATTGCTGGGATGACTGGAAATACCGGCACACAATCCTTGTCTGTCGTAGTCCGTGGATTAGCTTCACAAAAACTAAATTCCAAGCAAACCGTCAAGCTAATCGTGAGAGAATTATGGGTCGGCATTATTATTGGTGTCATCTGTTCTGTTCTTATTTTACTAATTGCTTATGTATGGCAAGGTAGTTTTGTATTAGGTATTGTGGTTGGTGGGTCGTTATTAATGACTTTAATCATCGGAACCTTAGCTGGTACGATTATCCCTCTTATTTTGTACAGATTTAATATTGATCCAGCTGTTGCGTCTGGTCCTTTAATCACAACCATTAACGATATTCTGTCCTTATTGATTTATTTTGGTATGGCGACTTTGTTTATATCTCAGTTGATGTAA